In Mycobacterium stomatepiae, the following are encoded in one genomic region:
- the clpB gene encoding ATP-dependent chaperone ClpB, protein MDSFNPTTKTQAALTSALQAASAAGNPEIRPAHLLLALLTQNDGIAAPLLEAVGVEPATIRTETQRLLERLPQASGSSSQPQLSRESLAAITTAQQLATEMDDEYVSTEHLMVGLATGDSDVAKLLTGHGASPQALREAFVKVRGSARVTSADPEATYQALEKYSTDLTERAREGKLDPVIGRDNEIRRVVQVLSRRTKNNPVLIGEPGVGKTAIVEGLAQRIVAGDVPESLRDKTVVSLDMGSMVAGAKYRGEFEERLKAVLDDIKNSAGQIITFIDELHTIVGAGATGEGAMDAGNMIKPMLARGELRLVGATTLDEYRKYIEKDAALERRFQQVLVGEPSVEDTVGILRGLKDRYEVHHGVRITDSALVAAATLSDRYITARFLPDKAIDLVDEAASRLKMEIDSRPVEIDEVERLVRRLEIEEMALEKEEDEASKERLEKLRAELADQKEKLAELTTRWQNEKNAIDVVRELKEQLDTLRGESERAERDGDLAKAAELRYGRIPEVEKKLDAALPQAEARENVMLKEEVGPDDIADVVSAWTGIPAGRMLEGETAKLLRMEDELGKRVVGQKKAVQAVSDAVRRSRAGVADPNRPTGSFMFLGPTGVGKTELAKALADFLFDDDRAMVRIDMSEYGEKHSVARLVGAPPGYIGYDQGGQLTEAVRRRPYTVVLFDEVEKAHPDVFDVLLQVLDEGRLTDGQGRTVDFRNTILILTSNLGSGGSEEQVMAAVRAAFKPEFINRLDDVLIFEGLNPEELVQIVDIQLEQLAKRLAQRRLQLEVSLPAKKWLAQRGFDPVYGARPLRRLVQQAIGDQLAKLLLAGEVHDGDTVPVNVSPDGDGLILG, encoded by the coding sequence GTGGACTCTTTCAACCCGACAACCAAGACGCAAGCGGCCCTGACGTCAGCCCTGCAGGCCGCCAGCGCTGCCGGTAACCCCGAGATCAGGCCGGCTCACCTGCTGTTGGCGCTGCTGACGCAGAACGACGGGATCGCCGCACCGCTGCTGGAGGCTGTCGGCGTCGAGCCCGCGACCATTCGCACCGAGACCCAGCGTCTGCTCGAGCGGCTGCCCCAAGCCAGTGGGTCCAGCTCGCAACCGCAGCTGTCCCGCGAATCGCTGGCCGCGATCACCACGGCCCAGCAGCTGGCCACCGAGATGGACGACGAATACGTCTCCACCGAACACCTGATGGTGGGCCTGGCCACCGGAGACTCCGACGTCGCCAAACTGCTCACCGGGCACGGCGCGTCGCCTCAAGCTTTAAGGGAGGCGTTCGTCAAGGTCCGTGGCAGCGCCCGGGTCACCAGTGCCGATCCGGAGGCCACCTACCAGGCGCTGGAGAAATACTCCACCGACCTGACCGAGCGCGCCCGTGAGGGCAAACTCGATCCGGTCATAGGCCGCGACAACGAGATTCGCCGCGTCGTGCAAGTGCTCTCCCGTCGCACCAAGAACAACCCGGTGCTGATCGGCGAGCCCGGCGTCGGCAAGACCGCGATCGTCGAGGGCCTGGCCCAGCGCATCGTGGCCGGCGACGTGCCCGAGAGTCTGCGCGACAAGACCGTCGTCAGCCTGGACATGGGTTCGATGGTGGCCGGCGCGAAGTACCGAGGCGAGTTCGAGGAGCGTCTCAAGGCCGTGCTCGACGACATCAAGAACTCGGCCGGGCAGATCATCACGTTCATCGACGAGTTGCACACGATCGTTGGCGCCGGTGCGACCGGCGAGGGCGCCATGGATGCCGGCAACATGATCAAGCCGATGCTGGCCCGCGGCGAGCTGCGCCTCGTCGGTGCCACCACGCTCGACGAGTACCGCAAGTACATCGAGAAGGACGCCGCGCTGGAGCGCCGCTTCCAGCAGGTGCTGGTCGGCGAGCCGTCGGTCGAGGACACCGTCGGCATCCTGCGCGGGCTGAAGGACCGCTACGAGGTGCACCACGGGGTGCGGATCACCGACTCCGCGCTGGTGGCCGCGGCCACGTTGAGCGACCGCTACATCACCGCGCGCTTCCTGCCGGACAAGGCCATCGACCTGGTCGACGAGGCCGCGTCGCGGTTGAAGATGGAGATCGATTCGCGGCCCGTCGAGATCGACGAGGTCGAGCGCCTGGTGCGTCGCCTCGAGATCGAAGAGATGGCGCTGGAGAAGGAAGAGGACGAGGCGTCCAAGGAGCGGCTGGAAAAGCTGCGCGCCGAGCTGGCCGACCAGAAGGAAAAGCTCGCCGAGCTGACCACCCGGTGGCAGAACGAGAAGAACGCCATCGATGTCGTCCGCGAACTCAAGGAACAGCTGGACACGCTGCGCGGGGAGTCCGAGCGCGCCGAGCGCGACGGCGACCTGGCCAAGGCGGCCGAGCTGCGCTACGGGCGCATTCCCGAGGTGGAGAAGAAGCTCGACGCCGCGCTGCCGCAGGCCGAGGCCCGCGAGAACGTGATGCTCAAGGAGGAGGTCGGGCCCGACGACATCGCCGACGTGGTGTCGGCGTGGACCGGCATCCCGGCCGGCCGCATGCTGGAAGGCGAGACCGCCAAGCTGCTGCGGATGGAAGACGAGCTGGGCAAGCGCGTGGTCGGACAGAAGAAGGCCGTGCAGGCCGTGTCCGACGCGGTGCGTCGCAGCCGCGCCGGGGTCGCGGACCCGAACCGGCCCACGGGTTCATTCATGTTCCTGGGCCCGACCGGTGTCGGTAAGACCGAGCTCGCCAAGGCGCTGGCCGACTTCCTGTTCGACGACGACCGGGCGATGGTCCGCATCGACATGAGCGAGTACGGCGAGAAGCACTCGGTGGCCCGGTTGGTCGGTGCGCCTCCCGGCTACATCGGCTACGACCAGGGTGGTCAGCTGACCGAGGCGGTGCGTCGGCGCCCCTACACCGTCGTGCTGTTCGACGAGGTCGAGAAGGCCCACCCGGACGTGTTCGACGTGCTGTTGCAGGTGCTCGACGAGGGCCGGCTCACCGACGGCCAGGGGCGCACGGTCGACTTCCGCAACACGATCCTGATCCTGACGTCCAACCTCGGTTCGGGTGGCAGCGAGGAGCAGGTGATGGCGGCGGTGCGCGCGGCGTTCAAGCCGGAGTTCATCAACCGCCTCGACGACGTGCTGATCTTCGAGGGACTCAACCCCGAGGAGTTGGTCCAGATCGTCGACATCCAGCTCGAGCAGCTGGCCAAGCGGCTGGCGCAGCGGCGGCTGCAGCTGGAGGTGTCGCTACCGGCCAAGAAATGGCTGGCCCAGCGCGGGTTCGACCCGGTCTACGGGGCACGGCCGCTGCGGCGGCTGGTCCAGCAGGCCATCGGCGACCAGCTGGCCAAGCTGCTGCTGGCCGGCGAGGTCCACGACGGCGACACCGTCCCGGTCAACGTCAGCCCGGACGGCGACGGCCTGATCCTGGGTTAA
- a CDS encoding LysR family transcriptional regulator: MTPAQLRAYSAVVRLGSVRAAAAELGVSDAGISMHVAALRKELDDPLFTRTGAGLAFTPGGLRLASRAVEILGLQQQTAIEVTEAAHGRRLLRIAASTAFAEHAAPGLIELFSSRADDLSVELSVHPTSRFRELIASRAVDIAIGPASENSAAADESIFVRPFLKYQIITVVAPNSPLTGGIPAPSVLRQQQWMLGPSAGSVDGEIAIMLRGLAIPESQQRIFQSDAAALEEVQRVGGVALTIGFAVGKDLAAGRLAHVTGPGLDRSGEWCAMTLAPSARQPAVSELVRLITTPRCIQAMIRGSGVGVTRFRPKVHVTLWS; this comes from the coding sequence ATGACTCCGGCTCAACTTCGGGCCTATTCGGCGGTGGTTCGGTTGGGCTCGGTGCGAGCGGCCGCCGCGGAACTCGGTGTTTCCGACGCCGGAATCTCGATGCATGTCGCGGCTCTCCGCAAAGAACTCGACGACCCGCTGTTCACCAGAACCGGTGCGGGGCTGGCGTTCACACCCGGCGGGCTGCGACTAGCCAGCCGCGCGGTCGAAATCTTGGGTCTGCAGCAACAAACCGCGATCGAGGTCACCGAGGCGGCGCACGGGCGCCGGCTGCTGCGGATCGCGGCGTCGACGGCGTTCGCCGAACACGCGGCGCCCGGCCTGATCGAGTTGTTCTCGTCGCGGGCTGACGACTTGTCGGTGGAGTTGAGCGTGCATCCGACGAGCCGGTTCCGCGAGCTGATCGCGTCGCGCGCCGTCGACATCGCTATCGGCCCGGCCAGCGAGAACTCGGCGGCCGCCGACGAGTCGATCTTCGTGCGGCCCTTCCTGAAATACCAGATCATCACCGTCGTCGCGCCGAATAGTCCACTGACTGGCGGTATTCCGGCGCCGAGCGTGTTGCGTCAGCAGCAGTGGATGCTCGGGCCGTCGGCGGGCAGCGTGGACGGCGAGATCGCAATTATGCTGCGCGGCTTGGCAATTCCAGAGTCGCAGCAGCGAATATTTCAGAGTGACGCGGCCGCGCTCGAGGAGGTGCAGCGGGTCGGCGGTGTGGCGTTGACGATCGGCTTCGCCGTCGGCAAGGACCTCGCCGCGGGCAGACTGGCGCATGTGACCGGCCCGGGCCTGGACCGGTCGGGCGAGTGGTGTGCGATGACGTTGGCGCCCTCGGCTCGTCAGCCGGCGGTGTCGGAGCTGGTTCGCCTTATCACGACGCCGCGGTGTATTCAGGCGATGATCCGCGGATCGGGCGTCGGGGTGACGAGGTTTCGCCCCAAGGTTCACGTCACGCTGTGGAGCTGA
- a CDS encoding XdhC family protein: MRDVLAELMKIWRAGDTAGLGTVVRTFRSAPRLPGASMVVAPDGSVSGSVSGGCVEGAVYQAATEVTQTGTPRLERYGVSDGDAFAVGLTCGGIIDIFVEAVSQKTFPELGAVSDDIDEQCPVAVATVIGHPDARWIGRRLVVRRDAEAGSLGSARADAAVADDARGLLAVGRSEVLKYGPDGQRLGEGMEVFVASYAPQPRMLVFGAIDFAAALAQQGAFLGYRVTVCDARSVFATPARFPAAERVVVEWPHRYLATQAEAGAIDESTVICVLTHDPKFDVPVLEVALRLPHVGYVGAMGSRRTHADRVERLRAVGLTDAELSRLTSPIGLDLGARTPEETAVSIAADIIARRWGGGGLPLARLAGRIHHEAPEQQVTGGFEATSTIA, translated from the coding sequence GTGCGAGACGTGCTTGCCGAACTAATGAAGATTTGGCGCGCCGGTGACACTGCGGGTCTAGGGACCGTGGTGCGAACTTTTCGGTCGGCACCGCGGCTGCCCGGAGCCTCGATGGTGGTCGCACCGGACGGCTCGGTGAGCGGCTCGGTGTCGGGTGGTTGCGTGGAAGGCGCTGTCTACCAAGCCGCTACCGAGGTGACGCAGACCGGAACGCCACGGCTGGAACGCTACGGGGTCAGCGACGGCGACGCCTTCGCTGTCGGTCTGACATGCGGCGGCATCATCGACATCTTCGTGGAGGCGGTATCGCAGAAGACCTTTCCCGAACTAGGCGCGGTCTCCGACGACATTGACGAGCAATGTCCGGTCGCGGTTGCGACCGTCATCGGCCATCCCGACGCGCGGTGGATCGGCCGGCGCCTCGTCGTCCGCCGGGATGCGGAGGCGGGATCGCTGGGATCGGCGCGCGCCGACGCCGCGGTCGCCGACGATGCGCGCGGGCTACTCGCGGTGGGCCGCAGCGAAGTCCTCAAATACGGGCCCGATGGCCAGCGCCTCGGCGAAGGCATGGAGGTATTCGTCGCCAGCTATGCCCCGCAGCCGCGAATGCTGGTGTTCGGCGCCATCGATTTCGCCGCCGCCCTCGCGCAGCAGGGCGCCTTCCTCGGCTACCGCGTCACGGTGTGCGACGCGCGTTCCGTGTTTGCCACGCCGGCCCGTTTTCCGGCGGCCGAGCGCGTCGTCGTCGAGTGGCCGCACCGCTACCTTGCCACCCAGGCGGAGGCGGGCGCCATCGACGAGAGCACGGTGATCTGCGTGCTCACCCACGATCCGAAGTTCGACGTCCCGGTTCTCGAGGTGGCGTTGCGCCTGCCGCACGTCGGGTACGTGGGGGCGATGGGTTCGCGGCGCACGCACGCCGACCGAGTGGAGCGGCTGCGGGCGGTCGGGCTGACCGACGCCGAGCTGAGCCGGCTCACCAGCCCGATCGGGCTGGATCTGGGCGCCCGAACACCGGAGGAGACCGCGGTCTCGATCGCGGCCGACATCATCGCCCGGCGGTGGGGCGGCGGTGGTTTGCCGCTGGCCCGGCTGGCCGGCCGAATCCACCACGAGGCCCCGGAGCAGCAGGTCACGGGCGGGTTCGAGGCGACTTCAACGATCGCTTAA
- the pyrE gene encoding orotate phosphoribosyltransferase, which produces MSDRDELAELVRRLSVVHGRVTLSSGKEADYYVDLRRATLHHRASALIGVLMRELTADWDYAVVGGLTLGADPVATAVMHAPGRPIDAFVVRKSAKAHGLQRLIEGSEVSGQRVLVVEDTSTTGGSALTAVHAVQEAGAEVVGVATVVDRATGAAEAIQAEGLLYRSVLGLADLGLG; this is translated from the coding sequence ATGTCTGATCGCGACGAACTGGCCGAACTAGTGCGCCGGCTGTCGGTGGTGCACGGCCGGGTCACCCTGTCGTCGGGCAAAGAGGCCGACTACTACGTCGACCTGCGCCGGGCCACGCTGCACCACCGCGCCTCCGCCCTGATCGGCGTGCTGATGCGCGAACTCACCGCGGACTGGGATTACGCGGTCGTCGGCGGGCTGACCCTGGGCGCCGACCCGGTCGCGACGGCCGTCATGCACGCGCCCGGGCGACCGATCGATGCCTTTGTGGTGCGCAAGTCTGCGAAAGCCCATGGGCTGCAACGTCTTATCGAGGGATCCGAGGTGTCCGGTCAAAGGGTGCTGGTGGTCGAGGACACCAGCACCACCGGCGGCTCGGCGCTGACGGCGGTGCATGCCGTCCAGGAGGCGGGAGCCGAAGTCGTCGGCGTGGCCACCGTGGTGGACCGCGCGACCGGCGCCGCGGAGGCGATCCAGGCCGAGGGATTGCTGTACCGCAGCGTGCTGGGCCTGGCCGATCTGGGGTTGGGCTAG
- the ttfA gene encoding trehalose monomycolate transport factor TtfA, which translates to MVPLWFTLSALCFVGAVVLLYVDVDRRRGRSRRRKSWARSHGFDYERESTDILKRWKRGVMSTVGDVAAHNVVLGQIRGEAVYIFDLEEVATVIALHRKVGTNVVVDLRLKGLKEPRESDIWLLGAIGPRMVYSTNLDAARRACDRRMVTFAHTAPDCAEIMWNEQNWTLVAMPIASTRTQWDEGLRTVRQFNDLLRVLPPVPADSDEPAGPRSAAPSRPLAPAGRAELPPRRSAQEMSGLLGDAGRRAPESPSRDEGCTEAIRRPPSATGRNGQQASNFQR; encoded by the coding sequence ATGGTCCCCCTCTGGTTCACCCTCTCCGCGCTGTGCTTCGTCGGCGCGGTGGTGTTGCTGTACGTCGACGTCGATCGTCGCCGGGGGCGCAGCAGGCGGCGCAAATCCTGGGCCCGCTCGCATGGGTTCGACTACGAGCGCGAATCGACCGACATCCTCAAGCGCTGGAAGCGTGGCGTGATGTCGACGGTGGGGGATGTTGCCGCCCACAACGTCGTGCTGGGGCAGATCCGGGGCGAAGCGGTCTACATCTTCGATCTCGAGGAAGTCGCCACGGTGATCGCGCTGCACCGCAAGGTGGGCACCAACGTCGTCGTCGACCTGCGGCTCAAGGGACTCAAAGAGCCGCGCGAGAGCGACATCTGGCTGCTGGGTGCGATCGGCCCGCGGATGGTCTACTCGACCAACCTGGACGCGGCCCGTCGGGCTTGCGACCGGCGCATGGTCACCTTCGCCCACACCGCGCCGGACTGCGCGGAGATCATGTGGAACGAACAGAATTGGACGCTGGTCGCGATGCCGATCGCCAGTACGCGCACCCAGTGGGACGAGGGGCTGCGCACGGTGCGCCAGTTCAACGACCTCTTGCGGGTGTTGCCGCCGGTGCCCGCCGACAGCGACGAGCCGGCGGGACCGCGCAGCGCGGCGCCGAGTCGTCCGCTGGCCCCGGCCGGCCGGGCGGAGTTGCCGCCCCGGCGCTCGGCGCAGGAAATGTCCGGGCTGTTGGGAGATGCCGGCCGCCGCGCCCCGGAATCGCCCAGCCGCGACGAGGGCTGCACCGAAGCCATCCGGCGACCCCCATCAGCCACGGGGCGCAACGGCCAACAGGCCAGCAACTTCCAGCGCTGA
- a CDS encoding AAA family ATPase: MTFSSPDDVVRQFDAKDYLLDTGTAAAIYLATTLGRPLLLEGEPGVGKTTAAKTLAEVLKTPMVRLQCYEGLTANEALYDWNYQRQLLSIRLAEARGTGIEEADLYTATYLVDRPILQCVRYQGPTPPVLLIDEIDRADDEFEALLLEFLGESAVTVPELGTFVAEHPPIAVLTSNRSRDLNDALRRRCLYHWIDYPEPDRAAAIVRRTVPGAAAPLIEQATQFVGSARDLDLDKPPGVAETIDWVAALVSLGVADLVDDSAAMSLGALAKTPDDRTQIRDAFSEYSRI; the protein is encoded by the coding sequence GTGACGTTCAGCAGCCCCGACGACGTGGTGCGCCAGTTCGACGCAAAGGACTATCTACTCGACACCGGGACCGCCGCGGCGATCTACCTTGCCACCACTCTCGGCAGGCCGCTGCTGCTCGAGGGCGAGCCCGGCGTCGGCAAGACCACCGCAGCGAAAACCCTTGCAGAGGTGCTGAAAACGCCGATGGTTCGGCTGCAATGCTACGAGGGCCTGACCGCGAACGAGGCGCTCTACGACTGGAACTATCAACGCCAGCTGCTGTCCATCAGGCTGGCCGAAGCTCGTGGCACCGGCATCGAGGAAGCCGATCTGTACACCGCGACCTACCTAGTGGACCGACCCATCCTGCAGTGTGTGCGCTACCAGGGGCCCACACCTCCCGTGCTATTGATCGACGAAATCGACCGGGCCGATGATGAATTCGAGGCCCTGCTGTTGGAGTTCCTCGGCGAGTCTGCGGTGACCGTACCCGAACTGGGCACCTTCGTCGCCGAGCACCCGCCGATCGCGGTGCTGACCTCCAACCGCAGCCGCGACCTGAACGACGCGCTGCGGCGGCGCTGCCTGTACCACTGGATCGACTACCCCGAGCCGGACCGGGCCGCCGCGATCGTGCGGCGCACGGTGCCCGGCGCGGCCGCGCCGTTGATCGAACAGGCCACCCAATTCGTGGGCAGTGCACGCGATCTAGACCTGGACAAGCCGCCGGGCGTGGCCGAGACCATCGACTGGGTCGCCGCCCTGGTGTCGCTGGGCGTCGCGGACCTCGTCGACGATTCCGCCGCCATGAGCCTCGGTGCGCTGGCTAAGACGCCCGACGACCGCACGCAGATTCGCGACGCATTTTCCGAGTACAGCCGCATATGA
- a CDS encoding FAD binding domain-containing protein, with amino-acid sequence MQVPGPFEYERATSVDHAIGLLDRLGEGARVVAGGHSLLPMMKLRIANPEYLVDINDLALELGYVITDPTLVRIGAMTRHRELLDSEPLAADCPIFRDAERVIADPVVRNRGTLGGSLCQADPAEDLSTVCEALDAVCLARGPSGEREIPIDDFIVGPYETALTFNEMLVEVRIPLRHNSSSAYAKVERRVGDWAVAAAGAALTLDGDAIAAGRLGLTAVNVDRAALAEVAAGLAGQPVTDEVFADAGRRAAQACDPVTDARGTAEYKRHLAAELTTRTLRTAAQRVRAAGN; translated from the coding sequence ATGCAGGTACCCGGTCCCTTCGAATACGAACGTGCAACCAGTGTCGACCACGCCATCGGACTTCTGGATCGGTTGGGTGAGGGGGCGCGAGTGGTCGCCGGCGGGCACAGCCTGCTGCCGATGATGAAGCTGCGCATCGCCAACCCCGAATACCTCGTCGACATCAACGACCTGGCGCTTGAACTCGGGTACGTGATCACCGACCCGACCCTGGTCCGTATCGGCGCCATGACCCGTCACCGCGAGCTGCTGGACTCCGAGCCGCTGGCCGCCGACTGCCCGATCTTCCGCGACGCCGAACGTGTCATCGCCGACCCCGTGGTCCGCAATCGCGGCACCCTGGGCGGCTCGCTGTGTCAGGCCGACCCGGCCGAGGATCTGTCGACCGTATGCGAAGCGCTGGACGCGGTATGCCTGGCCCGAGGGCCGTCGGGCGAACGCGAAATACCGATCGACGACTTCATCGTCGGGCCCTACGAAACCGCACTCACCTTCAACGAGATGCTCGTCGAGGTGCGAATCCCGCTGCGGCACAACTCATCCAGTGCATATGCCAAAGTCGAACGGCGCGTTGGTGATTGGGCCGTGGCGGCGGCCGGTGCGGCGCTCACCCTCGACGGCGACGCGATCGCCGCGGGCCGACTGGGCCTGACCGCTGTCAACGTGGACCGAGCGGCACTTGCCGAGGTGGCGGCGGGTCTGGCCGGACAGCCGGTCACCGACGAGGTCTTCGCCGACGCGGGCCGGCGTGCTGCGCAAGCCTGCGACCCGGTGACCGATGCCCGCGGTACCGCCGAGTACAAGCGGCACCTGGCCGCCGAACTGACCACTCGCACCTTGCGTACCGCAGCCCAACGAGTGCGTGCAGCAGGGAATTAA
- a CDS encoding enoyl-CoA hydratase/isomerase family protein, translating to MVYEGYQLIRVATADGVCRTTIDNPPINLLDVPLLNEFDRLAREVAADDQVRVLVVDSADPEMFIAHADVGLILDLPADDVGLHGELSLFHAVTERVRTLPKATIAVIEGVCRGGGCEFAMAFDMRFAALGVTVLGHPELAVGIIPGGGGTQRLPRLIGRARALEVILGCMDVDAETAEAWGYVNRALPADRLRRFVDNLAGRIASSQAVAIVNAKRAVGAATGDVVEGLRIEDQLFRETLAQPAARQLLQAVIDAGAQTRDFELGDRRR from the coding sequence ATGGTCTACGAGGGCTACCAGCTAATTCGCGTCGCCACGGCCGACGGCGTTTGCCGGACCACGATCGACAACCCCCCGATCAACCTGCTGGACGTACCGCTGCTGAACGAGTTCGACCGGCTGGCGCGCGAGGTCGCGGCCGACGACCAGGTACGCGTGCTGGTCGTCGACTCGGCCGACCCGGAGATGTTCATTGCCCACGCCGACGTGGGACTGATCCTGGACCTGCCGGCTGACGATGTCGGGCTACACGGCGAGCTGTCGTTGTTCCACGCGGTCACCGAGCGGGTCCGGACGCTGCCGAAGGCGACGATCGCGGTGATCGAGGGCGTCTGCCGCGGCGGCGGCTGCGAGTTCGCGATGGCGTTCGATATGCGGTTCGCCGCACTCGGCGTAACGGTCCTCGGCCATCCCGAGCTGGCCGTCGGCATCATCCCGGGCGGTGGCGGCACCCAGCGGCTGCCCCGGCTGATCGGCCGGGCGCGCGCCCTGGAAGTCATCCTCGGCTGCATGGACGTCGACGCCGAGACGGCCGAAGCCTGGGGATATGTGAACCGCGCGCTGCCCGCCGATCGGCTGCGGCGGTTTGTCGACAACCTCGCCGGCCGCATCGCGTCATCGCAGGCGGTGGCCATCGTCAACGCGAAGCGAGCGGTCGGCGCCGCAACCGGAGATGTGGTGGAAGGTCTGCGCATCGAGGACCAGTTGTTTCGCGAAACCCTCGCGCAGCCGGCCGCCCGCCAACTGCTGCAGGCAGTGATCGACGCCGGTGCCCAGACCCGTGACTTCGAGCTGGGCGACCGGCGTCGCTAG
- a CDS encoding TrmH family RNA methyltransferase — protein MSDLGPGPTEWAVPPAAGVGPLSGDPPDDSRYDPILLRDGDTRNVVDAYRYWTREAIIADIDNRRHPLHIAIENFGHDANIGSVVRTANAFAVDTVHIVGRRRWNRRGAMVTDRYQRLCHHDSTAELLDFAAAAGLSVVAVDNVPGAARLEEAALPRECLLVFGQEGPGITDDTRLGAAVTVSIAQFGSTRSINAGVAAGIAMHAWIRQHADLNRAW, from the coding sequence ATGAGCGACCTCGGGCCCGGGCCCACGGAATGGGCGGTACCACCGGCCGCCGGCGTCGGGCCCTTGTCGGGCGATCCGCCCGACGACTCGCGCTATGACCCAATTCTGTTGCGCGACGGGGATACTCGCAATGTCGTTGACGCTTACCGGTATTGGACGCGGGAAGCGATCATCGCCGACATAGACAATCGCCGGCACCCGCTGCACATCGCGATCGAAAACTTCGGGCACGACGCGAATATCGGGTCGGTGGTGCGTACCGCCAACGCCTTTGCGGTGGACACCGTGCACATCGTCGGCCGGCGCCGTTGGAATCGCCGCGGCGCCATGGTGACCGATCGCTACCAGCGGCTCTGCCATCACGACAGCACCGCCGAGCTACTGGATTTCGCGGCTGCCGCGGGTTTGAGCGTGGTCGCGGTCGACAACGTGCCGGGCGCCGCGCGCCTGGAAGAAGCCGCGCTGCCGCGCGAATGCCTGCTGGTGTTCGGTCAAGAAGGGCCGGGCATCACCGACGACACCCGGCTGGGTGCGGCGGTGACGGTGTCGATCGCTCAGTTCGGCTCGACGCGCAGCATCAACGCCGGCGTCGCCGCCGGGATCGCGATGCACGCCTGGATCCGTCAGCACGCGGACCTCAACCGCGCCTGGTAG
- a CDS encoding (2Fe-2S)-binding protein, with product MQVNMTVNGEQVTADVEPRMLLVHFLRDQLRLTGTHWGCDTSNCGTCVVDVDGVPVKSCTMLAVMASGHSVRTVEGLATNGELDPVQEGFMRCHGLQCGFCTPGMMITARALLDRDPNPDEEAIREAISGQICRCTGYTTIVRSIQWAATHGAPAEAGS from the coding sequence ATGCAGGTGAATATGACCGTCAACGGTGAGCAGGTGACCGCCGATGTCGAACCCCGGATGCTGCTCGTGCACTTCCTGCGCGATCAGCTGCGGCTCACCGGAACTCACTGGGGTTGCGACACCAGTAACTGCGGAACGTGCGTGGTCGACGTCGACGGCGTGCCGGTGAAATCCTGCACGATGCTCGCCGTCATGGCCTCGGGCCACAGTGTGCGCACCGTCGAGGGTCTCGCGACCAACGGCGAGCTGGACCCGGTGCAGGAAGGCTTCATGCGCTGCCACGGGCTGCAATGCGGTTTCTGCACACCGGGAATGATGATCACCGCCCGTGCCCTGCTGGACCGCGACCCGAACCCCGACGAGGAGGCCATCCGGGAAGCGATTTCCGGGCAGATTTGTCGCTGCACCGGATACACCACGATCGTGCGGTCCATTCAATGGGCCGCGACGCATGGCGCACCAGCGGAGGCCGGCTCATGA